A single region of the Pararhodospirillum photometricum DSM 122 genome encodes:
- a CDS encoding glycosyltransferase has protein sequence MDLRILQVMAGAEQGGAELFXERLCIAMHHAGVHQHILTRPARGRIDRLQAAGLRPVLLPFGGRLDVRTAWGVRQEIRRFKPAVALAWMNRAASFTPRGEHVLCARLGGFYDIKYYRHCDYLVCNTEDICEHIIAQGFARERTVHLPNFVPIDHQPPLARKLLYTPDNVPLIFALGRLHENKGFDTLLRALAQVPDAYLWLAGDGPLRTELESLSRELGIKPRVRFLGWRDDTPALYAAADLVVFPSRHEPFGNVVLEAWAQGRPLISTATHGPSRLITPGHDGLLVPIDTPKALAQAIRHALEEPGLLEGLARQGWESFQARYTEEKVVGDYRAFFQRVVEERSPPRSTASLPVAELPSPAP, from the coding sequence ATGGACCTGCGTATCCTTCAAGTCATGGCCGGTGCCGAACAAGGCGGGGCGGAGCTGTTTTTKGAGCGCCTGTGTATCGCCATGCATCACGCCGGGGTCCATCAGCACATCCTGACCCGGCCAGCGCGGGGGCGGATCGATCGCTTGCAGGCGGCCGGCCTGCGTCCGGTACTGTTGCCGTTTGGCGGCCGGCTGGACGTGCGCACGGCCTGGGGCGTGCGTCAGGAAATCCGGCGCTTCAAGCCCGCCGTGGCCCTGGCCTGGATGAACCGCGCCGCCTCCTTCACCCCCCGGGGCGAGCATGTGTTGTGTGCCCGCCTGGGCGGGTTTTACGATATCAAGTATTATCGCCATTGCGATTATTTGGTGTGTAATACCGAGGATATTTGCGAGCACATCATCGCCCAGGGGTTTGCGCGCGAGCGCACGGTTCATTTGCCCAACTTTGTGCCCATTGACCACCAGCCTCCCCTGGCCCGTAAGCTGCTCTATACCCCGGATAACGTGCCCTTGATTTTTGCGCTCGGCCGCCTGCACGAGAACAAGGGCTTCGACACCTTGCTGCGGGCCTTGGCCCAGGTACCCGACGCGTACTTGTGGCTGGCCGGCGACGGCCCCTTGCGCACCGAGCTGGAATCCCTGTCGCGCGAGCTGGGGATCAAGCCCCGGGTGCGCTTTCTGGGCTGGCGCGACGATACCCCGGCGCTTTACGCGGCGGCCGATCTGGTGGTGTTTCCCTCGCGCCATGAGCCCTTCGGCAACGTCGTCCTGGAGGCCTGGGCCCAGGGGCGGCCTTTGATCTCGACCGCCACCCATGGCCCGTCGCGTCTGATCACCCCGGGCCACGATGGCCTTCTGGTGCCCATCGACACCCCCAAGGCCCTGGCCCAGGCCATTCGCCACGCCCTGGAGGAACCGGGCCTGCTGGAGGGCTTGGCGCGCCAGGGTTGGGAGAGCTTCCAGGCCCGCTATACCGAGGAAAAAGTGGTGGGCGACTACCGCGCCTTTTTCCAAAGGGTGGTGGAAGAGCGCTCCCCTCCCCGATCGACGGCCTCCCTTCCGGTCGCCGAACTCCCGTCCCCCGCGCCCTGA